One segment of Streptomyces sp. TG1A-8 DNA contains the following:
- a CDS encoding HAMP domain-containing sensor histidine kinase — MRTRLLPLLIVLLAAVLLALGLPLAVSVAAAQQQRVVVDRIDDTARFAALAQFVTDAPGGSRPAATDERRQTLRRELDSYYGVYGIRAGVFYRNGSAMANAPVDWFVPRTGEVREAFDESLLSRRSHDPEQVWPWRRSRLVVASPVIRDGDVVAVVVTESPTGQMRSRTLRGWLLIGAGEAAAMLLAVGAALRLTGWVLKPVRVLDATTHDIATGRLKSRVAAAGGPPELRRLARSFNEMADNVEDVLEQQRAFVADASHQLRNPLSALLLRIELLALELPEDSEEIASVRTEGKRLAQVLDDLLDLALAEHAEADLRLTDVGALTGERVAAWSPAAAAQGVTLAGDCPPTTAWADPITLSSALDAVIDNAVKFTPEGGTVEVAVASDGDSCTVVVTDTGPGLTEEELARVGDRFWRSNRHQNVKGSGLGLSITRALLAAGGGSICYAHHEPQGLRVTVTVPRHAETGRGPAPD; from the coding sequence GTGCGCACACGGCTCCTCCCGCTCCTGATCGTCCTGCTGGCGGCCGTCCTGCTGGCGCTGGGCCTGCCGCTGGCCGTCAGTGTGGCGGCCGCCCAGCAGCAGAGGGTCGTCGTCGACCGGATCGACGACACGGCGCGCTTCGCGGCGCTCGCGCAGTTCGTCACCGACGCGCCCGGCGGGTCCCGGCCCGCCGCCACGGACGAGCGCAGGCAGACCCTGCGCCGCGAACTGGACAGCTACTACGGCGTCTACGGCATTCGCGCGGGCGTCTTCTACCGCAACGGATCGGCGATGGCCAACGCGCCGGTCGACTGGTTCGTACCGCGCACCGGGGAGGTGCGCGAGGCGTTCGACGAGTCGCTGCTGAGCCGCCGCAGCCACGACCCGGAGCAGGTGTGGCCCTGGCGGCGCAGCCGGCTGGTCGTCGCCTCGCCGGTGATCCGGGACGGTGACGTCGTGGCGGTCGTGGTCACCGAGTCGCCCACCGGGCAGATGCGGTCGCGCACGCTGCGCGGCTGGCTGCTCATCGGGGCCGGCGAGGCGGCGGCGATGCTGCTCGCCGTCGGCGCCGCGCTGCGGCTGACCGGCTGGGTCCTGAAGCCGGTACGCGTCCTGGACGCCACCACCCACGACATAGCGACCGGCCGGCTGAAGTCCCGGGTCGCCGCGGCCGGCGGACCGCCGGAACTCAGGCGGCTGGCCCGGTCGTTCAACGAGATGGCGGACAACGTGGAGGACGTGCTGGAGCAGCAGCGCGCCTTCGTCGCCGACGCCTCGCACCAGTTGCGCAACCCGCTCTCGGCGCTGCTGCTGCGCATCGAGCTGCTTGCCCTCGAACTGCCCGAGGACAGTGAGGAGATCGCCTCGGTGCGCACCGAGGGCAAGCGCCTCGCGCAGGTGCTGGACGACCTGCTCGACCTGGCGCTGGCCGAGCACGCCGAGGCCGACCTGAGGCTCACCGACGTCGGCGCGCTCACCGGGGAGCGGGTGGCCGCCTGGTCACCGGCCGCCGCCGCGCAGGGCGTCACGCTGGCCGGCGACTGCCCGCCCACCACCGCCTGGGCCGACCCCATCACCCTGTCGAGCGCGCTGGACGCGGTGATCGACAACGCCGTGAAGTTCACCCCCGAGGGCGGCACGGTCGAGGTCGCCGTCGCCTCCGACGGCGACAGCTGCACGGTCGTGGTCACCGACACCGGCCCGGGACTGACGGAGGAGGAACTCGCGCGCGTGGGCGACCGGTTCTGGCGCAGCAACCGCCACCAGAACGTGAAGGGCTCGGGGCTGGGCCTGTCCATCACCCGCGCGCTGCTCGCGGCGGGCGGTGGCTCGATCTGCTACGCCCACCACGAACCGCAGGGGCTGCGGGTGACGGTGACGGTGCCGCGGCACGCGGAGACGGGCCGGGGTCCGGCACCGGACTGA
- a CDS encoding MazG nucleotide pyrophosphohydrolase domain-containing protein, producing the protein MSSSPARLVREFHRSFGLDARSTPAEVSPELAAHRGELLAEEAAEAAEVAVGGPLDRLAHELADVVYVAYGTALVHGIDLDEVIAEVHRANMSKLGPDGRAVRRADGKVMKGEHYRPPDVSAVLRRQGWTPGGA; encoded by the coding sequence ATGAGCTCTTCGCCCGCCCGTCTCGTCCGCGAGTTCCACCGCTCCTTCGGCCTCGACGCCCGCAGCACACCGGCCGAGGTGTCCCCGGAACTGGCCGCGCACCGCGGGGAGCTGCTCGCCGAGGAGGCCGCGGAGGCCGCCGAGGTGGCCGTCGGGGGCCCGCTGGACCGGCTCGCGCACGAGCTGGCGGACGTAGTGTACGTGGCGTACGGCACGGCCCTGGTGCACGGCATCGACCTCGACGAGGTGATCGCCGAGGTCCACCGCGCCAACATGAGCAAGCTGGGCCCCGACGGCCGGGCCGTCCGCCGGGCCGACGGCAAGGTCATGAAGGGCGAGCACTACCGCCCGCCGGACGTCTCGGCCGTCCTGCGCCGCCAGGGCTGGACACCGGGCGGCGCCTGA
- the miaB gene encoding tRNA (N6-isopentenyl adenosine(37)-C2)-methylthiotransferase MiaB — MTSSSDRSPAVDVHTPKSYEIRTYGCQMNVHDSERLSGLLEEAGYVRAPEGADGDADVVVFNTCAVRENADNRLYGNLGRLAPKKARRPGMQIAVGGCLAQKDRDGIVKKAPWVDVVFGTHNIGKLPVLLERARVQEEAQVEIAESLEAFPSTLPTRRESAYAAWVSISVGCNNTCTFCIVPALRGKEKDRRPGDILAEVEALVAEGVSEITLLGQNVNAYGSDIGDREAFSKLLRACGTVEGLERVRFTSPHPRDFTDDVIEAMAQTPNVMPQLHMPLQSGSDTVLKAMRRSYRQERYLGIIGKVRAAIPHAAITTDIIVGFPGETEEDFEQTLHVVREARFAQAFTFQYSKRPGTPAATMDNQIPKEVVQARYERLVALQEEISWEENKKQVGRTLELMVAEGEGRKDGATRRLSGRAPDNRLVHFTKPEQEVRPGDVVTVEVTYAAPHHLLAEGPVLAVRRTRAGDAWEERSTAKAARPAGVLLGLPRIGVPEPLPAAATACGCD, encoded by the coding sequence ATGACCAGCAGCAGCGACCGGAGTCCGGCAGTGGACGTTCACACCCCCAAGAGCTACGAGATCCGCACCTACGGGTGCCAGATGAACGTCCACGACTCCGAACGATTGTCCGGGCTGCTCGAAGAGGCGGGGTACGTGCGGGCGCCCGAGGGGGCGGACGGGGACGCGGACGTCGTCGTCTTCAACACCTGCGCCGTACGGGAGAACGCCGACAACCGGCTGTACGGCAATCTCGGCCGCCTCGCACCGAAGAAGGCCCGGCGGCCCGGGATGCAGATCGCGGTCGGCGGCTGCCTCGCGCAGAAGGACCGGGACGGCATCGTCAAGAAGGCGCCCTGGGTGGACGTCGTCTTCGGCACGCACAACATCGGCAAGCTGCCGGTGCTGCTGGAACGCGCGCGCGTCCAGGAGGAGGCCCAGGTCGAGATCGCCGAGTCGCTGGAGGCCTTCCCCTCCACGCTGCCCACCCGGCGCGAGAGCGCGTACGCCGCCTGGGTGTCGATCTCCGTCGGCTGCAACAACACCTGCACCTTCTGCATCGTCCCGGCCCTGCGCGGCAAGGAGAAGGACCGCCGCCCCGGCGACATCCTCGCCGAGGTCGAGGCGCTGGTCGCGGAGGGAGTCAGCGAGATCACGCTACTCGGGCAGAACGTCAACGCCTACGGCTCCGACATCGGCGACCGCGAGGCCTTCAGCAAGCTGCTGCGGGCCTGTGGCACCGTCGAGGGACTGGAGCGCGTCCGCTTCACCTCCCCGCACCCCCGTGACTTCACCGACGACGTGATCGAGGCGATGGCGCAGACGCCCAACGTCATGCCGCAGCTGCACATGCCGCTGCAGTCCGGGTCGGACACGGTGCTCAAGGCGATGCGCCGCTCCTACCGGCAGGAGCGCTACCTCGGGATCATCGGGAAGGTACGGGCCGCCATCCCGCACGCGGCGATCACCACCGACATCATCGTGGGCTTCCCCGGCGAGACCGAGGAGGACTTCGAGCAGACGCTGCACGTGGTGCGCGAGGCTCGGTTCGCCCAGGCGTTCACCTTCCAGTACTCCAAGCGGCCCGGCACCCCGGCCGCGACCATGGACAACCAGATCCCCAAGGAGGTCGTCCAGGCGCGCTACGAGCGGCTCGTCGCCCTCCAGGAGGAGATCTCCTGGGAGGAGAACAAGAAGCAGGTCGGCCGCACCCTGGAGCTGATGGTCGCCGAGGGCGAGGGACGCAAGGACGGCGCCACCCGCCGGCTGTCCGGCCGCGCCCCGGACAACCGGCTCGTCCACTTCACCAAGCCGGAGCAGGAGGTGCGCCCCGGCGACGTGGTCACCGTCGAGGTGACGTACGCCGCCCCGCACCACCTGCTCGCCGAGGGGCCGGTCCTCGCCGTGCGCCGCACGCGCGCCGGGGACGCGTGGGAGGAGCGCAGCACGGCAAAGGCCGCCAGGCCGGCCGGCGTCCTGCTCGGACTCCCGAGGATCGGCGTCCCCGAGCCGCTGCCGGCCGCGGCGACCGCCTGCGGCTGCGACTGA
- a CDS encoding TAXI family TRAP transporter solute-binding subunit has translation MSQVIPSPGRRRALQGAAAGAVVLGLLLWWLLPLGEKPPTGSIVFSTGTPRGVYQEYAERLRNELGRDMPGLRVKLLQSAGSQENVQRVATGRADFTIAAADAVETYALAHRPGAGGLRGVARLYDDYVQLVVARGSTIDSVADLRHKRVATGLPDSGVRLIAHRVLRAAGIDPDRDITPVADGIDTGPARLAQGRIDAFFWSGGLPTKGLAGLARKSAFRFVPIGDDLVARLHTGGRGARYYRATNMPESAYPAVQHGSAVPTIAVSNLLVTREDVDPRLTEWVTHTVIRSRDGIGAHVHSAQLVDLRTAIYTDPLALHEGARRYYRSVKP, from the coding sequence ATGTCCCAGGTGATCCCCTCCCCCGGCAGGCGCCGGGCGCTCCAGGGCGCGGCCGCCGGTGCCGTGGTCCTCGGACTGCTGCTGTGGTGGCTGCTGCCCCTGGGCGAGAAACCGCCGACCGGGTCGATCGTCTTCAGCACGGGCACCCCCCGCGGGGTCTACCAGGAGTACGCCGAGCGGCTGCGCAACGAACTGGGCAGGGACATGCCCGGACTGCGCGTGAAGCTGCTGCAGAGCGCCGGTTCGCAGGAGAACGTGCAGCGGGTGGCGACCGGGCGGGCCGACTTCACCATCGCGGCGGCCGACGCCGTGGAGACGTACGCGCTGGCGCACCGGCCCGGCGCGGGCGGGCTGCGCGGGGTGGCCCGGCTCTACGACGACTACGTGCAGCTCGTCGTGGCGCGCGGCTCGACGATCGACAGCGTGGCCGACCTGCGGCACAAGCGGGTGGCGACCGGGCTGCCCGACTCCGGGGTGCGGCTGATCGCCCACCGGGTGCTCAGGGCCGCGGGCATCGACCCGGACCGGGACATCACCCCGGTGGCGGACGGCATCGACACCGGGCCCGCCCGGCTCGCACAGGGCAGGATCGACGCCTTCTTCTGGTCGGGCGGACTGCCCACGAAGGGGCTGGCGGGGCTCGCGCGGAAGTCCGCCTTCAGGTTCGTGCCGATCGGCGACGACCTCGTCGCCCGGCTGCACACGGGCGGGCGGGGCGCCCGCTACTACCGGGCCACCAACATGCCCGAGTCGGCGTACCCGGCCGTGCAGCACGGCTCGGCGGTGCCGACGATCGCGGTGTCCAACCTGCTGGTGACCCGCGAGGACGTCGACCCCCGGCTGACCGAGTGGGTGACCCACACCGTGATCAGGAGCCGTGACGGCATCGGCGCCCACGTCCACTCGGCGCAACTGGTCGACCTGCGCACCGCCATCTACACCGACCCCCTCGCGCTGCACGAGGGCGCCCGCCGGTACTACCGGTCGGTGAAGCCGTGA
- a CDS encoding amino acid ABC transporter permease: MSAVLYDAQGPRAKRRNVLYTVVFLVALAALVWWVYQALDDKDQLAWEKWKPFFSGTEAYSTYIWPGLRNTLEAAAAAMVIALPLGAVLGIARLSDHAWVRVPASVLVEFFRAIPVLVLMIFGLALYAEYTGVGSDDRPLYAVVTGLVLYNASVLAEIARAGILSLPKGQSEAAMAIGLRKGQVMRLILLPQAVTAMLPAIVSQLVVIVKDTALGGAVLTFSELLASANTMSGYYGANTIASFTVVAAIYVAINFSLTSFASWLERRLRRRRKSTGAVVPPSAVTDIAGTAATGAGSGV, from the coding sequence ATGAGTGCGGTCCTGTACGACGCCCAGGGGCCCCGGGCCAAGCGGCGCAACGTCCTGTACACGGTGGTCTTCCTGGTCGCTCTCGCGGCCCTGGTCTGGTGGGTGTACCAGGCCCTCGACGACAAGGACCAGCTCGCCTGGGAGAAGTGGAAGCCCTTCTTCAGCGGTACCGAGGCGTACTCGACGTACATCTGGCCCGGCCTGCGGAACACACTGGAGGCCGCCGCGGCGGCCATGGTCATCGCGCTGCCGCTGGGCGCGGTCCTCGGCATCGCCCGCCTTTCCGACCACGCGTGGGTACGCGTGCCGGCCTCGGTCCTGGTGGAGTTCTTCCGCGCCATCCCGGTGCTGGTCCTGATGATCTTCGGGCTCGCCCTGTACGCCGAGTACACCGGCGTGGGCTCCGACGACCGCCCGCTGTACGCGGTCGTCACCGGCCTGGTGCTGTACAACGCCTCGGTGCTCGCCGAGATCGCCCGCGCGGGCATCCTCTCCCTGCCGAAGGGCCAGTCCGAGGCGGCCATGGCGATCGGCCTGCGCAAGGGGCAGGTGATGCGGCTCATCCTGCTGCCGCAGGCGGTGACCGCGATGCTTCCGGCGATCGTCAGCCAGCTCGTCGTGATCGTGAAGGACACCGCGCTCGGCGGCGCGGTCCTCACCTTCTCCGAACTGCTCGCCTCGGCCAACACGATGAGCGGCTACTACGGCGCCAACACCATCGCCTCCTTCACGGTCGTGGCCGCGATCTACGTCGCCATCAACTTCTCGCTGACATCGTTCGCGAGCTGGCTGGAGAGGCGGCTGCGGCGGCGCAGGAAGTCGACCGGCGCGGTCGTCCCGCCCTCGGCGGTGACGGACATCGCGGGTACGGCGGCGACCGGGGCGGGCAGCGGAGTCTGA
- a CDS encoding class III extradiol dioxygenase subunit B-like domain-containing protein: MLVAAAVCPCPPLLVPEVAAGAGPELDAARAACADALGVLAAARPDRLVVVGPAGRSGRGWHPQGASGSFRGFGVDLGVRLGTATDTAAERELPPSLAVAAWLLERVGWAGAPVEGLGVGEPLEPARCIGVGRDVAARADRVALLVMGDASARRSLKAPGYLDDRAAPFDAAVARALGAADVAAVEALDAELAYELKASGRAPWQVLAGAAEGAGLDGALLYEDAPYGVGYLVATWS; the protein is encoded by the coding sequence ATGCTTGTCGCCGCCGCCGTCTGCCCCTGCCCGCCGCTGCTCGTGCCCGAGGTCGCCGCGGGCGCCGGACCCGAACTGGACGCCGCGCGCGCGGCCTGCGCCGACGCCCTGGGCGTGCTCGCCGCCGCCCGCCCGGACCGGCTCGTGGTCGTCGGACCCGCCGGACGCAGCGGGCGCGGATGGCACCCCCAGGGCGCTTCGGGCTCCTTCCGCGGCTTCGGTGTCGACCTCGGCGTACGGCTCGGCACGGCGACGGACACCGCTGCCGAGCGCGAGCTGCCGCCGTCGCTCGCCGTGGCCGCCTGGTTGCTGGAGCGGGTCGGCTGGGCGGGCGCCCCGGTCGAGGGACTCGGCGTCGGGGAACCGCTGGAACCCGCGCGGTGCATCGGGGTGGGCCGCGACGTCGCGGCCCGGGCCGACCGCGTGGCGCTGCTGGTGATGGGCGACGCCAGCGCCCGCCGCTCGCTCAAGGCACCGGGATACCTGGACGACCGCGCGGCGCCCTTCGACGCGGCGGTGGCCCGGGCGCTGGGCGCCGCGGACGTGGCCGCCGTCGAGGCGCTGGACGCCGAGCTGGCGTACGAGCTGAAGGCCTCCGGCCGCGCGCCCTGGCAGGTCCTCGCCGGAGCGGCCGAGGGTGCCGGGCTTGACGGCGCGCTGCTCTACGAGGACGCCCCCTACGGCGTCGGCTACCTGGTGGCCACCTGGTCCTAG
- a CDS encoding DHA2 family efflux MFS transporter permease subunit has translation MKTAVAVVFVAANFMAIMDTTIVNVALPTVGRDFGVDASGLSAVNVGYLVALAVFIPASGWLGNRFGTRRTVLAALLLFTVASGLCATAGSLGTLTGYRILQGVAGGLLTPVGMTMMLRAFPLAERLRAQKYIMLPTAVAPALGPVLGGWLVDSVSWHWVFLVNLPIGALALLFGVLFLPDFPGRGAPRFDGPGFVLAGGGLAAVLYSLTEAPDRGWGSPGILVPLAGGLVLLAAMVRWELRAEHPMIDLRITQDQLFRTTQLALLPINAAFMGVLYLYPLFLQTALGYDVLRSGLATFPEALGMMTASQIVPLL, from the coding sequence GTGAAGACCGCCGTCGCCGTCGTGTTCGTCGCCGCGAACTTCATGGCGATCATGGACACGACGATCGTCAACGTGGCCCTGCCCACCGTGGGCCGCGACTTCGGTGTGGACGCCTCCGGGCTGAGCGCCGTGAACGTCGGCTACCTGGTGGCGCTCGCGGTCTTCATCCCGGCCTCGGGCTGGCTGGGCAACCGCTTCGGCACCCGGCGCACCGTGCTGGCCGCGCTGCTGCTGTTCACCGTGGCCTCCGGGCTGTGCGCCACCGCCGGCTCGCTCGGCACGCTCACCGGGTACCGCATCCTGCAGGGCGTGGCCGGCGGTCTGCTCACCCCGGTCGGCATGACGATGATGCTGCGGGCGTTCCCGCTCGCCGAGCGGCTGCGGGCGCAGAAGTACATCATGCTGCCCACGGCCGTCGCCCCCGCGCTCGGGCCGGTACTGGGCGGCTGGCTGGTGGACTCCGTCTCGTGGCACTGGGTGTTCCTGGTCAACCTGCCGATCGGAGCGCTCGCCCTGCTCTTCGGAGTGCTGTTCCTGCCCGACTTCCCGGGCCGCGGCGCGCCCCGCTTCGACGGGCCCGGGTTCGTCCTGGCCGGCGGCGGACTGGCGGCCGTCCTCTACTCCCTGACCGAGGCCCCGGACCGGGGCTGGGGCAGCCCGGGCATCCTGGTCCCCCTGGCGGGCGGCCTGGTGCTGCTCGCCGCGATGGTGCGGTGGGAACTGCGCGCCGAGCACCCCATGATCGACCTGCGGATCACCCAGGACCAGTTGTTCCGCACCACCCAGCTCGCCCTGCTGCCCATCAACGCCGCGTTCATGGGCGTCCTGTACCTGTACCCGCTCTTCCTGCAGACCGCCCTCGGCTACGACGTCCTCCGGTCGGGCCTGGCCACCTTCCCGGAGGCGCTGGGCATGATGACGGCCTCGCAGATCGTCCCCCTCCTGTAG
- a CDS encoding glutamate ABC transporter substrate-binding protein — protein sequence MKLRKVTAASAAVLALAATATACGGDKDGGGSAGGGEKISIGIKFDQPGIGQKTPQGYSGFDVDVATYVAKKLGYGADRIEWKESKSADRETMLQRGDVDFITASYSITPEREDKVDFAGPYLLAHQDVLIRADDTSIKSPSDLNKKKLCSVTSSTSAQNVHDKLAPKAQLQEYPTYSACLTGVQNKAIDALTTDDSILAGYASQAQFKGKFKLGGLKMTNENYGIGVKKGSDLKAKINKALEAMVSDGSWQKAVDKNFGPAGYRNEPAPKIGDVKS from the coding sequence ATGAAGCTCCGCAAGGTCACCGCCGCCTCGGCCGCCGTCCTCGCCCTCGCCGCGACCGCCACCGCCTGCGGCGGCGACAAGGACGGCGGCGGCTCCGCCGGTGGGGGCGAGAAGATCTCCATCGGCATCAAGTTCGACCAGCCCGGCATCGGCCAGAAGACCCCGCAGGGCTACTCGGGCTTCGACGTCGACGTGGCCACCTACGTCGCCAAGAAGCTCGGTTACGGCGCCGACCGGATCGAGTGGAAGGAGTCGAAGAGCGCCGACCGCGAGACCATGCTGCAGCGCGGCGACGTCGACTTCATCACCGCCTCCTACTCGATCACGCCGGAACGCGAGGACAAGGTCGACTTCGCCGGCCCGTACCTGCTGGCCCACCAGGACGTGCTGATCCGCGCCGACGACACGAGCATCAAGTCGCCGTCGGACCTGAACAAGAAGAAGCTGTGCTCGGTCACCAGCTCGACCTCGGCGCAGAACGTGCACGACAAGCTGGCCCCCAAGGCGCAGCTCCAGGAGTACCCCACGTACTCGGCGTGCCTGACCGGCGTGCAGAACAAGGCGATCGACGCGCTGACCACCGACGACTCGATCCTCGCCGGTTACGCCTCCCAGGCCCAGTTCAAGGGCAAGTTCAAGCTCGGCGGCCTGAAGATGACCAACGAGAACTACGGCATCGGCGTCAAGAAGGGCAGCGACCTCAAGGCGAAGATCAACAAGGCCCTGGAGGCGATGGTCTCCGACGGTTCCTGGCAGAAGGCCGTGGACAAGAACTTCGGCCCGGCCGGCTACAGGAACGAGCCCGCTCCGAAGATCGGCGACGTCAAGAGCTGA
- a CDS encoding amino acid ABC transporter permease has protein sequence MFDFLEGYDVLGAFWTTVQLALLSAVGSLVWGTALAAMRVGPVPLMRGFGTAYVNIVRNIPLTVIILFTSLGLNQTLGIGLGSDDFKTVNFRLAVLGLTVYTSAFVCEAIRSGINTVPVGQAEAARAIGLSFTQVLNLVVLPQAFRAAVGPLTNVLIALTKNTTVAAAIGVAEAAYVMKEMVENEAQLLLISAVVAFGFCCLTLPTGLILGWVGKKVAVKR, from the coding sequence GTGTTCGACTTTCTTGAGGGTTACGACGTACTGGGCGCCTTCTGGACGACGGTTCAGCTCGCGCTGCTGTCCGCCGTGGGCTCCCTGGTCTGGGGGACCGCGCTGGCCGCCATGCGGGTGGGCCCGGTGCCGCTGATGCGCGGTTTCGGCACCGCCTACGTGAACATCGTGCGGAACATCCCGCTGACGGTGATCATCCTGTTCACCTCGCTCGGCCTGAACCAGACCCTGGGCATCGGTCTCGGTTCGGACGACTTCAAGACGGTCAACTTCCGGCTGGCCGTGCTCGGCCTGACCGTCTACACCTCGGCCTTCGTGTGCGAGGCGATCCGTTCCGGCATCAACACGGTGCCGGTCGGCCAGGCGGAGGCGGCCCGGGCCATCGGCCTGAGCTTCACGCAGGTGCTGAACCTGGTCGTGCTGCCGCAGGCCTTCCGCGCCGCCGTCGGGCCCTTGACCAACGTGCTGATCGCGTTGACGAAGAACACGACGGTGGCGGCGGCGATCGGCGTGGCGGAGGCGGCGTACGTGATGAAGGAGATGGTGGAGAACGAGGCGCAGCTGCTGCTGATCTCCGCGGTCGTCGCCTTCGGGTTCTGCTGCCTGACGCTGCCGACCGGTCTGATCCTCGGCTGGGTGGGCAAGAAGGTGGCGGTGAAGCGATGA
- a CDS encoding PPOX class F420-dependent oxidoreductase, whose product MSKPPLPPEAVELLSRPNPCVMATVRSDGAPVSTPTWYVWDDGRVLISLDEGRVRLKHLRRDPRLTLTVLAEDDWYTHVTLIGRVVETHGDEGLADIDRIARHYTGEPYPDRVRARVSAWIEVERWHGWGALKDSDQASV is encoded by the coding sequence ATGTCCAAGCCGCCGCTGCCGCCCGAGGCCGTGGAACTGCTGAGCCGGCCCAACCCCTGCGTGATGGCCACCGTGCGTTCGGACGGTGCCCCCGTCTCCACGCCCACCTGGTACGTGTGGGACGACGGCCGGGTGCTGATCAGCCTGGACGAGGGCCGCGTCCGCCTGAAACACCTGCGCCGCGACCCGCGCCTGACCCTCACCGTCCTGGCCGAGGACGACTGGTACACCCACGTCACCCTCATCGGCCGGGTGGTGGAGACCCACGGGGACGAGGGCCTGGCCGACATCGACCGCATCGCCCGCCACTACACCGGGGAGCCCTACCCGGACCGGGTCCGCGCCCGGGTCAGCGCCTGGATCGAGGTGGAGCGCTGGCACGGCTGGGGCGCCCTGAAGGACAGCGACCAGGCGTCCGTCTGA
- a CDS encoding response regulator transcription factor, with protein MRLLLVEDDNHVAAALSAVLARHGFDVTHARSGEEALRALVPEGAGFDVVLLDLGLPDQDGYEVCGKIRKRTSTPVIMVTARSDVRSRIHGLNLGADDYVVKPYDTGELLARIHAVSRRTAHEDAASGGGSALNLGPVRIELPTRQVSVDGAAVQLTRKEFDLLALLAQRPGVVFRREQIISEVWRTSWEGTGRTLEVHVASLRAKLRMPALIETVRGVGYRLVAPAG; from the coding sequence ATGAGGCTGTTGCTCGTCGAGGACGACAACCACGTCGCCGCGGCCCTGTCCGCCGTCCTCGCGCGCCACGGCTTCGACGTCACCCACGCCCGCAGCGGCGAGGAAGCCCTCCGGGCGCTCGTCCCCGAGGGCGCCGGATTCGATGTGGTCCTGCTCGACCTGGGCCTGCCCGACCAGGACGGCTACGAGGTGTGCGGCAAGATCCGCAAGCGCACCAGCACCCCGGTGATCATGGTCACCGCCCGCTCCGACGTCCGCTCCCGCATCCACGGGCTCAACCTGGGCGCCGACGACTACGTGGTCAAGCCGTACGACACCGGGGAACTGCTCGCCCGGATCCACGCGGTCAGCCGGCGCACCGCGCACGAGGACGCCGCGAGCGGCGGCGGGAGCGCCCTGAACCTCGGCCCGGTGCGGATCGAGCTGCCCACCCGGCAGGTCAGCGTGGACGGTGCGGCCGTCCAGCTGACCCGCAAGGAGTTCGACCTGCTCGCCCTGCTCGCCCAGCGGCCCGGGGTCGTCTTCCGGCGGGAACAGATCATCAGCGAGGTGTGGCGCACCAGCTGGGAGGGGACCGGGCGCACCCTGGAGGTGCACGTCGCCTCCCTGCGCGCCAAGCTGCGCATGCCCGCGCTGATCGAGACCGTACGCGGCGTCGGCTACCGGCTCGTCGCCCCGGCCGGTTAG
- a CDS encoding amino acid ABC transporter ATP-binding protein: protein MTEVSVAKEDVAASGDLVVLRSVNKHFGALHVLQDIDLTITRGEVVVVIGPSGSGKSTLCRTINRLETIDSGAITIDGRPLPQEGKELARLRADVGMVFQSFNLFAHKTVLENVVLGQVKVRRTDRKQAEEKARALLDRVGVGTQADKYPAQLSGGQQQRVAIARALAMGPKVMLFDEPTSALDPEMINEVLEVMQQLAREGMTMIVVTHEMGFARSAANRVVFMADGRIVEEAAPDQFFSNPRSDRAKDFLSKILHH, encoded by the coding sequence ATGACCGAAGTATCGGTGGCCAAGGAAGACGTGGCCGCATCCGGCGATCTGGTCGTCCTGAGGAGCGTCAACAAGCACTTCGGCGCGTTGCACGTGCTCCAGGACATCGACCTGACGATCACCCGCGGCGAGGTCGTGGTCGTCATCGGGCCCTCCGGGTCCGGGAAGTCGACCCTGTGCCGCACCATCAACCGCCTGGAGACCATCGACTCCGGCGCCATCACGATCGACGGCAGGCCCCTGCCCCAGGAGGGCAAGGAGCTGGCCCGGCTGCGCGCCGACGTCGGGATGGTCTTCCAGTCCTTCAACCTCTTCGCGCACAAGACCGTGCTCGAGAACGTCGTGCTGGGCCAGGTCAAGGTCCGCAGGACCGACAGGAAGCAGGCCGAGGAGAAGGCCCGCGCCCTGCTGGACCGCGTCGGCGTGGGCACCCAGGCCGACAAGTACCCCGCGCAGCTCTCCGGTGGCCAGCAGCAGCGCGTCGCGATCGCCCGGGCGCTGGCGATGGGCCCGAAGGTCATGCTCTTCGACGAGCCGACCTCCGCCCTCGACCCCGAGATGATCAACGAGGTCCTCGAGGTCATGCAGCAGCTCGCGCGCGAGGGCATGACGATGATCGTCGTCACCCACGAGATGGGCTTCGCACGATCGGCCGCCAACCGGGTGGTCTTCATGGCGGACGGCCGCATCGTCGAAGAGGCCGCGCCCGACCAGTTCTTCAGCAATCCGCGCAGCGACCGGGCCAAGGACTTCCTCTCGAAGATCCTTCACCACTGA